A genomic segment from Phycisphaerales bacterium AB-hyl4 encodes:
- a CDS encoding bile acid:sodium symporter family protein, with translation MAGVLSGLLNLVTIVFAVSSMLSVGLGHTWTDIIGPLRNVRRVGRALVANFVLVPLLAYLVVRVLVLDDSLAVGLMLIAMAAGTPFLIKLTTAAGGDVGLSATLLVLLLPATVIYMPFVVPLVVPAAEVSVGAIALPLILSMLLPLAMGLFVKVRASGWAERLQPIMAQTSGYTLMALIGLTVAANLPGILDVTMRSILAAMLFVGGAFAIGYLLGGRNPDARDVLGLGTGQRNVAAATVVATQGFDDPDTLIMVVVTALVGLAVLFPIAAKLREREGRRHGLAEQESIVAGAISREGQPNKPPPSAP, from the coding sequence ATGGCAGGCGTACTCTCGGGACTGCTGAATCTCGTGACCATCGTCTTCGCGGTGAGCAGCATGCTGTCGGTGGGGCTCGGCCACACCTGGACGGACATCATCGGCCCGCTCCGCAACGTACGCCGGGTGGGCCGGGCGCTGGTGGCCAACTTCGTGCTGGTGCCGCTGCTGGCGTATCTCGTGGTGCGGGTGCTGGTGTTGGACGACTCGCTGGCGGTGGGTCTGATGCTGATCGCCATGGCGGCCGGGACGCCGTTCCTGATCAAGCTGACGACGGCCGCCGGTGGCGACGTGGGGCTCAGCGCCACGCTGCTGGTGCTCCTGCTGCCGGCGACCGTGATCTACATGCCCTTCGTGGTGCCGCTGGTCGTGCCGGCCGCCGAGGTGAGCGTCGGGGCGATCGCGCTGCCGCTGATCCTGAGCATGCTCCTGCCGCTGGCCATGGGCCTGTTCGTCAAGGTCCGGGCCTCAGGGTGGGCTGAGCGCCTGCAGCCGATCATGGCCCAGACGTCAGGATACACGCTGATGGCGTTGATTGGCCTGACCGTCGCGGCCAACCTTCCCGGGATCCTTGACGTGACGATGCGCTCAATTCTGGCGGCGATGCTGTTCGTCGGCGGCGCATTCGCCATCGGGTACCTGCTCGGCGGCAGGAATCCGGACGCACGGGATGTGCTTGGCCTGGGCACCGGGCAGCGCAACGTGGCGGCGGCGACCGTCGTCGCCACGCAGGGCTTCGATGATCCCGACACCCTCATCATGGTGGTCGTCACCGCGTTGGTGGGACTGGCGGTCCTCTTTCCAATCGCGGCGAAACTGCGCGAGCGCGAGGGCCGACGGCACGGCCTGGCCGAACAGGAGTCCATCGTGGCGGGTGCCATAAGCCGGGAAGGACAACCGAATAAGCCGCCACCCTCAGCCCCGTGA